A genome region from Ctenopharyngodon idella isolate HZGC_01 chromosome 5, HZGC01, whole genome shotgun sequence includes the following:
- the lrwd1 gene encoding leucine-rich repeat and WD repeat-containing protein 1 isoform X1, whose protein sequence is MAKITEKILLEKSSPKTNKLDQIKTLNLSRMGLKSEDLPVPLLSKLCSLEQLDLSGNMLQEIPKGLCLPCLKILNCSNNDMEDVTSLEALRNIEELRLEDNLYLTVNDEHKVIFLLPKLRMFNGKDISSTAHHIRHGSTEILRKRVIGLWERSFSLPDPITTQSLAAVEKSFVNAALSQIKYGPSSLSDYTKWRVEMIAKEYLKSLTCSEEESTDITPTKENESPAERKARDLGGNSIASPQKRTRNSTEVSAEASPRKSSRLASTAPAEASPRKSTRVPSTPQKTDPILSSPRKNARMTNVDTPEGSPRKSSRLENISQKVVTKTESPRKASKSSGISTPTSRPAKCESPRKTAKDQTTAQQSKQTTADTPRKTTRIKLQVPQEPVSLQPFHVLQCHSRQDSPDDFSTQLWACAFEPPQECSGGDVRDGSRTVATCGGETLCVIDCESGHVLKKYKVPGEEFFSLAWSTVLMSRTGGSTRPCNILAAGGKRGLVKLIHPRVNLAFGEFRVSRRAISIMRFSPRNVSFLFTGTYENKIFLWDIGGLDRDYNFKISKLLVLETCSTPLHLSLLPTSPDTHLLSACDDGLCVFDIELSKNTQKRNEEMEIVFPVYKKKDKKNTYRTIDGLSFLSDDIVASKSHMQGSIYLWSWSATRASWNGRKKEVAAVVLAELQWSSTDVPYLSLGTCPGYGYVVCGDEQGRLWMYHITDTMMENFKSGKTISATEVLEWPAPVRAGKGALEGPSINSIAMDPDLQYLVALTDKNMAVVWKRENH, encoded by the exons ATGGCGAAGATAACAGAGAAGATACTGCTGGAGAAAAGCTCTCCAAAGACAAACAAACTGGACCAGATCAAGACCCTCAA TCTGTCACGTATGGGTCTGAAGAGCGAGGATCTGCCTGTGCCTCTGCTGTCTAAACTGTGTAGTCTAGAGCAGTTGGATTTGTCTGGGAACATGTTGCAGGAGATTCCCAAAGGCCTCTGTCTGCCCTGCCTGAAGATCCTGAACTGCTCAAACAACGATATGGAGGATGTGACGTCACTGGAAGCCCTGAGAAACATCGAAGAGCTTAGACTAGAGGACAACCTCTACCTCACA gtCAATGATGAACACAAAGTGATCTTCCTATTGCCTAAACTGAGGATGTTCAACGGGAAGGATATCAGCTCTACGGCCCATCATATTCGCCATGGCAGCACTGAGATCCTCAGGAAGAGA GTGATTGGTTTGTGGGAACGAAGCTTCAGTCTCCCTGATCCCATCACGACACAAAGTCTGGCTGCTGTGGAGAAGAGTTTTGTTAATGCTGCGCTCAGCCAAATCAAATACGGCCCCAGTTCCTTGAGTGATTACACAAAGTGGAGG GTTGAAATGATTGCAAAGGAATATTTGAAGTCACTGACGTGCAGTGAAGAAGAAAGCACAGACATAACTCCAACAAAGGAGAATGAG TCTCCTGCAGAGAGAAAGGCTCGTGATCTTGGAGGTAACAGTATCGCAAGTCCTCAGAAAAGAACCCGAAACAGCACTGAAGTGTCTGCAGAGGCCAGTCCACGAAAGTCAAGTCGCTTGGCGAGTACAGCTCCGGCTGAGGCTAGTCCACGAAAATCCACTCGAGTACCGAGCACTCCACAGAAAACTGACCCTATATTGTCCAGCCCCAGAAAGAATGCCAGAATGACCAATGTGGACACTCCAGAGGGAAGTCCAAGGAAATCAAGCCGCCTGGAAAATATTTCTCAGAAAGTTGTTACCAAAACTGAAAGCCCCAGAAAAGCATCTAAGAGCTCAGGCATCTCTACGCCCACATCAAGGCCGGCGAAATGTGAGAGCCCGAGGAAAACGGCTAAAGATCAGACTACAGCTCAACAAAGCAAACAGACCACTGCTGACACACCTCGGAAAACTACCAGAATCAAACTCCAAGTTCCTCAG GAGCCGGTGAGTCTGCAGCCGTTCCATGTCCTGCAGTGTCACAGTCGACAGGACAGTCCTGACGACTTCAGCACTCAGCTTTGGGCCTGTGCCTTTGAGCCCCCGCAGGAATGCAGTGGTGGTG ATGTCAGAGATGGCTCTCGGACAGTTGCCACATGTGGAGGGGAAACTTTGTGTGTGATTGACTGTGAGTCAGGACATGTGCTGAAGAAATACAAGGTTCCTGGTGAG GAGTTCTTCTCACTAGCATGGTCCACGGTGCTGATGTCCAGGACAGGTGGCTCTACCCGACCCTGCAATATCCTGGCTGCTGGGGGAAAGAGGGGTCTTGTAAAGCTCATCCATCCCCGAGTCAACCTGGCATTCGGAGAGTTTCGCGTCAGTCGACGTGCCATTTCCATTATGCGCTTCAGTCCACGCAACGTTAGCTTTCTCTTCA CTGGAACGTATGAAAATAAGATCTTTTTGTGGGACATTGGTGGATTGGATCGTGATTACAACTTTAAAATCag TAAGCTGCTAGTCCTGGAGACGTGCTCCACTCCTCTGCATCTCTCTCTGCTCCCCACATCACCAGACACGCACCTCCTCTCGGCCTGTGATGATGGGCTGTGTGTCTTTGACATTGAGCTCAGTAAAAACACACAGAAGAG aaatgaGGAGATGGAGATTGTGTTTCCAGTTTACaagaaaaaagacaagaaaaacaCATACCGGACTATTGACGGACTGAGCTTCCTCTCAGATGATATAGTGG CATCCAAGAGCCACATGCAGGGCTCTATCTACCTGTGGAGCTGGAGTGCTACTCGGGCATCTTGGAATGGCAGAAAGAAAGAGGTGGCAGCTGTTGTTCTGGCAGAGCTGCAGTGGTCCAGCACTGATGTCCCATACCTGTCTCTAGGCACCTGTCCAG GTTATGGTTATGTGGTGTGTGGGGATGAGCAAGGCAGACTATGGATGTACCATATCACAGACACCATGATGGAAAACTTCAAGAGTGGAAAAACGATCTCAGCCACTGAG GTGCTGGAGTGGCCGGCACCGGTTAGAGCTGGAAAGGGTGCATTAGAGGGGCCTTCTATTAACAGCATTGCCATGGATCCTGATCTACAGTACTTGGTTGCTCTTACTGACAAGAACATGGCCGTGGTATGGAAGAGAGAGAATCACTGA
- the lrwd1 gene encoding leucine-rich repeat and WD repeat-containing protein 1 isoform X2: MYVRAMAKITEKILLEKSSPKTNKLDQIKTLNLSRMGLKSEDLPVPLLSKLCSLEQLDLSGNMLQEIPKGLCLPCLKILNCSNNDMEDVTSLEALRNIEELRLEDNLYLTVNDEHKVIFLLPKLRMFNGKDISSTAHHIRHGSTEILRKRVIGLWERSFSLPDPITTQSLAAVEKSFVNAALSQIKYGPSSLSDYTKWRVEMIAKEYLKSLTCSEEESTDITPTKENESPAERKARDLGGNSIASPQKRTRNSTEVSAEASPRKSSRLASTAPAEASPRKSTRVPSTPQKTDPILSSPRKNARMTNVDTPEGSPRKSSRLENISQKVVTKTESPRKASKSSGISTPTSRPAKCESPRKTAKDQTTAQQSKQTTADTPRKTTRIKLQVPQEPVSLQPFHVLQCHSRQDSPDDFSTQLWACAFEPPQECSGGDVRDGSRTVATCGGETLCVIDCESGHVLKKYKVPGEEFFSLAWSTVLMSRTGGSTRPCNILAAGGKRGLVKLIHPRVNLAFGEFRVSRRAISIMRFSPRNVSFLFTGTYENKIFLWDIGGLDRDYNFKISKLLVLETCSTPLHLSLLPTSPDTHLLSACDDGLCVFDIELSKNTQKRNEEMEIVFPVYKKKDKKNTYRTIDGLSFLSDDIVASKSHMQGSIYLWSWSATRASWNGRKKEVAAVVLAELQWSSTDVPYLSLGTCPGYGYVVCGDEQGRLWMYHITDTMMENFKSGKTISATEVLEWPAPVRAGKGALEGPSINSIAMDPDLQYLVALTDKNMAVVWKRENH; the protein is encoded by the exons ATGTACGTTAGAG CCATGGCGAAGATAACAGAGAAGATACTGCTGGAGAAAAGCTCTCCAAAGACAAACAAACTGGACCAGATCAAGACCCTCAA TCTGTCACGTATGGGTCTGAAGAGCGAGGATCTGCCTGTGCCTCTGCTGTCTAAACTGTGTAGTCTAGAGCAGTTGGATTTGTCTGGGAACATGTTGCAGGAGATTCCCAAAGGCCTCTGTCTGCCCTGCCTGAAGATCCTGAACTGCTCAAACAACGATATGGAGGATGTGACGTCACTGGAAGCCCTGAGAAACATCGAAGAGCTTAGACTAGAGGACAACCTCTACCTCACA gtCAATGATGAACACAAAGTGATCTTCCTATTGCCTAAACTGAGGATGTTCAACGGGAAGGATATCAGCTCTACGGCCCATCATATTCGCCATGGCAGCACTGAGATCCTCAGGAAGAGA GTGATTGGTTTGTGGGAACGAAGCTTCAGTCTCCCTGATCCCATCACGACACAAAGTCTGGCTGCTGTGGAGAAGAGTTTTGTTAATGCTGCGCTCAGCCAAATCAAATACGGCCCCAGTTCCTTGAGTGATTACACAAAGTGGAGG GTTGAAATGATTGCAAAGGAATATTTGAAGTCACTGACGTGCAGTGAAGAAGAAAGCACAGACATAACTCCAACAAAGGAGAATGAG TCTCCTGCAGAGAGAAAGGCTCGTGATCTTGGAGGTAACAGTATCGCAAGTCCTCAGAAAAGAACCCGAAACAGCACTGAAGTGTCTGCAGAGGCCAGTCCACGAAAGTCAAGTCGCTTGGCGAGTACAGCTCCGGCTGAGGCTAGTCCACGAAAATCCACTCGAGTACCGAGCACTCCACAGAAAACTGACCCTATATTGTCCAGCCCCAGAAAGAATGCCAGAATGACCAATGTGGACACTCCAGAGGGAAGTCCAAGGAAATCAAGCCGCCTGGAAAATATTTCTCAGAAAGTTGTTACCAAAACTGAAAGCCCCAGAAAAGCATCTAAGAGCTCAGGCATCTCTACGCCCACATCAAGGCCGGCGAAATGTGAGAGCCCGAGGAAAACGGCTAAAGATCAGACTACAGCTCAACAAAGCAAACAGACCACTGCTGACACACCTCGGAAAACTACCAGAATCAAACTCCAAGTTCCTCAG GAGCCGGTGAGTCTGCAGCCGTTCCATGTCCTGCAGTGTCACAGTCGACAGGACAGTCCTGACGACTTCAGCACTCAGCTTTGGGCCTGTGCCTTTGAGCCCCCGCAGGAATGCAGTGGTGGTG ATGTCAGAGATGGCTCTCGGACAGTTGCCACATGTGGAGGGGAAACTTTGTGTGTGATTGACTGTGAGTCAGGACATGTGCTGAAGAAATACAAGGTTCCTGGTGAG GAGTTCTTCTCACTAGCATGGTCCACGGTGCTGATGTCCAGGACAGGTGGCTCTACCCGACCCTGCAATATCCTGGCTGCTGGGGGAAAGAGGGGTCTTGTAAAGCTCATCCATCCCCGAGTCAACCTGGCATTCGGAGAGTTTCGCGTCAGTCGACGTGCCATTTCCATTATGCGCTTCAGTCCACGCAACGTTAGCTTTCTCTTCA CTGGAACGTATGAAAATAAGATCTTTTTGTGGGACATTGGTGGATTGGATCGTGATTACAACTTTAAAATCag TAAGCTGCTAGTCCTGGAGACGTGCTCCACTCCTCTGCATCTCTCTCTGCTCCCCACATCACCAGACACGCACCTCCTCTCGGCCTGTGATGATGGGCTGTGTGTCTTTGACATTGAGCTCAGTAAAAACACACAGAAGAG aaatgaGGAGATGGAGATTGTGTTTCCAGTTTACaagaaaaaagacaagaaaaacaCATACCGGACTATTGACGGACTGAGCTTCCTCTCAGATGATATAGTGG CATCCAAGAGCCACATGCAGGGCTCTATCTACCTGTGGAGCTGGAGTGCTACTCGGGCATCTTGGAATGGCAGAAAGAAAGAGGTGGCAGCTGTTGTTCTGGCAGAGCTGCAGTGGTCCAGCACTGATGTCCCATACCTGTCTCTAGGCACCTGTCCAG GTTATGGTTATGTGGTGTGTGGGGATGAGCAAGGCAGACTATGGATGTACCATATCACAGACACCATGATGGAAAACTTCAAGAGTGGAAAAACGATCTCAGCCACTGAG GTGCTGGAGTGGCCGGCACCGGTTAGAGCTGGAAAGGGTGCATTAGAGGGGCCTTCTATTAACAGCATTGCCATGGATCCTGATCTACAGTACTTGGTTGCTCTTACTGACAAGAACATGGCCGTGGTATGGAAGAGAGAGAATCACTGA
- the alkbh4 gene encoding alpha-ketoglutarate-dependent dioxygenase alkB homolog 4 — protein sequence MHKCGSMAAGQIPSINCGCKGIRTCLRCEAQKTKQHLLQKNDLIHYDFTYDPVSKTAVREDESGARQSFVFPGIFLWENFVSEDEERELIARMDQDVWRVSQSGRRKQDFGPKVNFKKRRVRVGDFTGLPAISRHLVDRMSKVPQLASFKPVEQCNLDYDAIRGSAIDPHLDDSWLWGEHLVTINLLSDTVLTMSLDQGWGDMDRGEVRVAVHLPCRSLVVLYGEARHRWKHAIHRKDIHGRRVCSTFRELSAEFLHGGEQEKLGSELLDIALSFQGAPL from the exons ATGCACAAATGTGGCTCGATGGCTGCcggacaaattccgagtattaATTGTGGTTGTAAAGGAATAAGAACATGTCTGAGGTGCGAGGCACAGAAGACTAAACAACATTTACTGCAGAAGAATGACCTG ATACATTATGATTTCACCTATGATCCAGTGTCAAAGACAGCGGTCCGAGAGGATGAGAGTGGTGCTCGACAGTCTTTTGTGTTTCCTGGAATATTTTTGTGGGAGAATTTTGTGTCAGAAGATGAAGAGAGAGAGTTGATCGCCAGAATGGATCAAGACGTCTGGAGAGTATCTCAGTCAGGCCGACGGAAACAG GACTTTGGGCCAAAGGTGAACTTCAAGAAACGGCGTGTCCGCGTGGGAGATTTCACTGGCCTGCCTGCGATCAGTCGCCACCTGGTGGACAGGATGTCAAAGGTACCTCAGTTGGCCTCCTTCAAACCAGTAGAGCAGTGCAACCTAGACTATGATGCCATCAGAGGATCTGCTATTGACCCTCACTTGGATGACAGTTGGCTGTGGGGGGAGCATCTGGTCACCATTAACCTGCTCTCGGACACTGTCCTCACCATGAGTTTAGATCAAGGCTGGGGAGACATGGACCGCGGAGAGGTGAGAGTGGCTGTGCATTTACCATGCAGATCATTGGTTGTACTCTACGGAGAGGCACGTCACCGGTGGAAACATGCCATCCACAGAAAAGACATTCACGGGCGCAGAGTGTGCAGTACCTTCCGGGAACTGTCTGCTGAGTTTCTGCATGGAGGAGAGCAGGAGAAACTGGGCTCAGAGTTGTTAGATATAGCACTGAGCTTCCAGGGTGCGCCTCTGTAA
- the polr2j gene encoding DNA-directed RNA polymerase II subunit RPB11-a, with the protein MNAPPAFESFLLFEGEKKITIVKDTKVPNACLFTLNKEDHTLGNIIRSQLLKDPQVLFAGYKVPHPLEHKIVIRVQTTPDYSPQEAFTNAITDLISELSLLEERFRVAIKDKQEGIE; encoded by the exons ATGAACGCGCCACCAGCATTCGAGTCATTTTTGCTGTTTGAGGGAGAAAAGAA GATCACAATAGTTAAAGACACCAAGGTGCCGAATGCATGTCTGTTCACACTGAATAAAGAGGATCACACGCTGGGGAACATCATCCGCTC GCAACTGCTGAAAGACCCTCAGGTGCTGTTTGCTGGATATAAGGTTCCTCATCCTCTAGAACACAAGATTGTGATCCGCGTTCAGACGACACCAGACTACAGTCCCCAGGAAGCCTTCACTAATGCCATCACTGATCTGATCAGTGAGCTGTCCCTGCTGGAGGAGCGATTCAGG gttGCCATCAAAGACAAGCAGGAGGGAATAGAATGA
- the ncf1 gene encoding neutrophil cytosol factor 1: MAESYVRHVELLGFEKRFFPSQHYVYMLLVKWSDQSEKLVYRRYPEIHTFHKTLKEMFPIEAGDIDAKDRIIPTLPAPKWLDNQKTTETRQVTLAEYFRSLLNLPPKISRCQLVHDFLKMRPEDETPPAPHPYKRNETFIMSTNRARSNTTSEITGPIMLESYRVIADYSKSSKYELTLKMGDMVDIVEKSPNGWWFCQCDSRRGWVPASYLEPLDGADESEEPEPNYAGELYKTIRGYKAAEEDELTLEAGEMIEVIHKLLDGWWVVRKGEDTGYYPSMFLCRTGEKKEVDAEKDVVRRATPPPRRSTIRNAQSIHPNGRQRISQDSYRRQSRRFLQQRGRVNSHSRIVTRSPLQERKTNGENIAKSDSPLAEDLDKSIPVIPPRPSPQLILERCTENTCKRVSMHEID, encoded by the exons ATGGCTGAATCTTACGTGCGACACGTGGAACTCTTAGGCTTTGAGAAAAGATTCTTTCCCAGCCAGCACTAT gTGTACATGCTCCTGGTTAAATGGAGTGATCAGTCTGAAAAGCTGGTGTACAGACGCTATCCAGAAATCCACACATTTCAT AAAACGTTGAAGGAAATGTTCCCTATTGAGGCAGGAGACATTGACGCAAAGGACAGAATTATTCCCACATTACCAG CTCCTAAATGGCTCGACAATCAGAAAACGACAGAGACGAGGCAGGTGACCCTTGCTGAATACTTTCGTTCCCTTCTCAACCTGCCGCCGAAGATCTCTCGCTGTCAGCTTGTACATGACTTCTTGAAAATGCGGCCTGAAGATGAAACTCCACCAGCACCACACCC ATACAAAAGAAATGAGACCTTCATTATGTCCACAAACAGAGCAAGGAGCAACACCACATCAG AAATCACAGGGCCTATTATGCTCGAGAGCTACAGAGTGATCGCAGACTACAGCAAGAGCTCAAAGTATGAGCTCACACTAAAGATGGGAGACATGGTGGACATTGTGGAGAAAAGCCCCAATG GCTGGTGGTTTTGTCAGTGTGACTCCAGGAGAGGCTGGGTTCCAGCTTCATACTTAGAGCCACTGGATGGAGCAGATGAATCTGAGGAACCAGAGCCTAATTATGCAG GAGAGCTCTATAAAACCATTAGAGGGTATAAAGCTGCCGAAGAGGATGAGCTGACTCTCGAGGCAGGAGAGATGATTGAAGTCATCCATAAACTTCTAGACGGGTGGTGGGTGGTCAG GAAAGGAGAAGATACAGGCTACTACCCGTCCATGTTCCTGTGCAGGACGGGAGAGAAGAAAGAGGTGGATGCTGAGAAGGATGTGGTCAGAAGAGCAACACCACCACCCAGAAG ATCTACCATACGCAATGCCCAGAGCATCCATCCTAATGGACGTCAGCGAATCAGTCAGGACTCCTACCGGAGACAGAGCCGACGGTTCTTACAGCAGCGAGGAAGAGTAAACTCCCATTCCAGGATTGTGACACGATCTCCACTGCAGGAGAGGAAGACGAATGGAG AGAACATTGCAAAATCAGACTCTCCTCTAGCAGAAGATCTGGATAAAAGTATTCCAGTCATTCCTCCTCGGCCCAGTCCTCAGCTCATTCTGGAGCGCTGCACTGAGAACACATGCAAGAGAGTCAGCATGCATGAGATCGACTGA